Below is a window of Desulfurellaceae bacterium DNA.
ATGCCATGCGACGCGGACTGATTTTTCCCGGGGGCGGTATGGCCCAACGGGACATGATCCAGATCGCCCGGGAAGCCGAGGCCGCAGGTCTCGATGCGCTGTATGTCACCGAGGCGTGGCGGAGCGCTTTTGTGCCCCTGACCGCGCTGGCGCTGTCAACCGAGCGGGTGCGTCTCGGCACCTATGT
It encodes the following:
- a CDS encoding LLM class flavin-dependent oxidoreductase, which translates into the protein MRRGLIFPGGGMAQRDMIQIAREAEAAGLDALYVTEAWRSAFVPLTALALSTERVRLGTYV